One part of the Mariniflexile litorale genome encodes these proteins:
- a CDS encoding PIG-L family deacetylase, whose product MLESLKNKKILIIVAHPDDELLGVGGTMNKLANEYNCTIRSVILGEGITSRASYRDPELWKLELIEHKKNIESARKAIGYTSVGVYDFPDNRFDSVDLLDIVKIVETEKKEFNPEIIFTHHGGDLNIDHQKTFEAVITAIRPMEHEKVKMIITFETPSGTEWRAASDPKHFIPNFFIEISKKNLQAKIKGMESYKFEKRDYPHPRSSEALTILAKQRGIIVGKLLAEAFMIIRVIS is encoded by the coding sequence ATGTTAGAATCATTAAAAAATAAAAAAATCCTAATTATTGTTGCTCATCCAGATGATGAACTTTTAGGAGTAGGCGGAACAATGAACAAGTTGGCTAACGAATATAATTGCACTATTAGATCTGTAATTTTAGGAGAAGGTATAACCTCTAGAGCCTCATATAGAGACCCTGAATTATGGAAATTAGAATTAATAGAACACAAGAAAAATATAGAAAGTGCAAGAAAAGCTATTGGTTACACTTCTGTTGGGGTTTACGATTTTCCTGACAACCGTTTTGATTCGGTTGACTTATTAGACATTGTTAAAATTGTTGAAACTGAAAAAAAAGAATTTAACCCCGAAATAATTTTTACACATCATGGAGGTGATTTAAATATAGATCACCAAAAAACCTTTGAAGCTGTAATAACCGCTATAAGACCTATGGAGCATGAAAAAGTAAAAATGATTATTACTTTTGAAACTCCGTCAGGAACAGAATGGAGAGCAGCTTCGGATCCAAAACACTTTATTCCAAATTTCTTTATAGAAATAAGCAAAAAAAATCTTCAGGCAAAAATAAAGGGAATGGAAAGTTATAAATTTGAAAAAAGAGATTACCCACATCCAAGATCATCTGAAGCTTTAACCATTTTAGCAAAACAAAGAGGAATTATTGTAGGTAAATTATTAGCGGAAGCGTTTATGATTATAAGAGTAATCTCCTAA
- a CDS encoding glycosyltransferase family 4 protein: MAKKKRIVCVHLLNDFSGSPNMLKTMIKVFLEAGHEVDLMVNKETKGFLSNLNVNYNYVSYNFHKNKGLTLFYLIWFQLQIFLKALLYYKKDCIFIINTIYPCSAAIAARITGNKVVYYIHESRRSANFLKIVFFKFSEIFSHYNIFVSDFIKSEDSSKVPKKTIYNSLDKQFTNFIIQEKQIGVKLNTFNVSFVGSLKSFKGVYNFTELAKKLQYFPKIQFFMMLNGAKEDIDAFILEHDNLDNLHFISNQKYNVHDIYRNSDVLLNLSIPKYWVETFGLTILEGFEYGLPAIVPNIGGPTEIVDNNLNGFCLDTLDIDMISTKILYLYNNPDIHQKFKIEAKNKSKKFSYTNYKKACLELIENI, encoded by the coding sequence ATGGCAAAAAAAAAGAGAATAGTTTGTGTACACTTACTTAATGATTTTAGTGGCTCTCCGAATATGTTAAAAACAATGATTAAGGTGTTTTTAGAAGCAGGTCATGAAGTTGACTTAATGGTTAACAAAGAAACGAAAGGGTTTTTATCTAATCTCAATGTTAATTACAATTATGTTTCTTATAACTTTCATAAAAACAAGGGTTTGACATTGTTTTATTTAATTTGGTTTCAGTTACAAATTTTTTTAAAAGCATTATTGTACTATAAAAAAGATTGCATTTTTATAATCAATACAATTTATCCTTGCTCAGCTGCAATAGCCGCAAGAATAACAGGAAACAAAGTTGTTTATTATATACATGAATCACGAAGAAGTGCTAATTTCCTTAAAATAGTATTTTTTAAATTTTCTGAAATTTTCAGCCACTATAATATTTTTGTTTCAGACTTTATAAAAAGTGAAGACTCTAGTAAAGTACCTAAAAAAACAATATATAATTCATTAGATAAACAGTTTACTAACTTTATAATACAAGAAAAACAGATAGGAGTTAAGTTAAACACATTTAACGTTTCATTTGTGGGTTCGTTAAAATCTTTTAAGGGAGTTTATAATTTTACAGAATTAGCAAAAAAATTGCAGTACTTTCCTAAAATTCAATTCTTTATGATGTTAAATGGAGCAAAAGAAGATATTGATGCTTTTATTTTAGAACATGATAACTTAGATAACCTTCATTTTATAAGTAATCAAAAATATAACGTCCATGATATTTATCGAAATTCTGATGTGTTACTTAATTTGTCCATACCAAAATATTGGGTTGAGACATTTGGATTAACTATTTTAGAAGGTTTTGAATATGGTTTACCAGCCATTGTTCCAAACATTGGCGGGCCTACTGAAATAGTGGATAATAACCTAAATGGATTTTGTTTGGATACATTAGATATTGATATGATTAGCACGAAAATATTATATTTATATAACAACCCCGATATACATCAAAAATTCAAAATTGAGGCAAAAAACAAATCTAAAAAGTTTAGTTATACAAATTACAAAAAAGCTTGTTTAGAATTGATAGAAAATATTTAA
- a CDS encoding O-antigen ligase family protein, with product MKGIILSTIIKNKEKIYVYGLSLFLFLLPFKIRYNNIGLILLIVGWIFNFDRNEFLENFKVKNFKIAYILILIFYFYFVLRGFNFTNQESIFMAEAVKEYGRRTALILFPLLFNYKLINQYYKLLVKIFINGVFLAILICVSNAFYINAIEGIGVGRGLNHFNDWYFSNHLLVKPIEFHPTLFALVCSIVFHLGILQFLNINNVRVFKSNVKAIIISLLVFVFMLALSSRNVIFFTLVSSSFIVLRYVIKQKKFKILFAFFILISSMIILELSINYVNRKRFFDAINLNTEAYNLSYGGTSFRYACGKALYNEIAKEHWLFGIGSGRNIDVFNNAYLKYNLTIAAESNYNAHNQYLETLIYNGILGLLLLLALFIFVFWVCYKQKFYFGAIIVYLLATVSITESILENQKGLWLFITLIFVFSIKSENSFEK from the coding sequence ATGAAAGGAATAATTTTAAGTACAATCATAAAAAACAAAGAAAAGATATATGTGTATGGTCTTTCATTGTTTTTGTTTTTATTACCATTTAAAATTAGGTATAATAATATTGGCTTAATTCTATTAATTGTTGGATGGATCTTTAATTTTGACAGAAATGAGTTCTTGGAAAATTTTAAGGTTAAAAACTTTAAAATAGCATATATTTTAATACTTATTTTTTACTTCTATTTTGTTTTAAGAGGATTTAATTTTACAAACCAAGAAAGCATTTTTATGGCAGAAGCAGTAAAGGAATATGGCAGAAGGACTGCTTTAATTTTATTCCCGTTGCTTTTTAATTATAAACTTATTAATCAATATTATAAATTATTGGTTAAGATATTTATTAACGGTGTTTTTTTAGCTATATTAATTTGTGTTTCAAATGCTTTTTATATAAATGCCATAGAAGGGATTGGAGTTGGCAGGGGCCTAAACCATTTTAATGATTGGTATTTCTCAAATCATCTTTTAGTAAAACCTATTGAGTTTCATCCTACATTATTTGCTTTAGTTTGCTCAATAGTTTTTCATTTAGGTATATTACAATTTTTAAATATTAATAATGTAAGAGTTTTCAAAAGTAACGTCAAGGCTATAATCATAAGTTTATTGGTATTTGTATTTATGCTCGCCTTATCTTCAAGAAATGTTATTTTTTTTACTTTAGTAAGCTCTAGTTTTATAGTTTTAAGATATGTTATTAAGCAAAAGAAATTTAAGATACTATTTGCTTTTTTTATTTTAATTAGTTCAATGATTATTCTTGAGTTAAGTATAAATTATGTAAATAGAAAACGTTTTTTTGACGCCATAAATTTAAATACAGAGGCGTATAATTTAAGTTATGGAGGCACTTCTTTTAGATATGCTTGTGGTAAAGCATTGTATAATGAGATTGCTAAAGAGCATTGGTTGTTTGGAATAGGTTCAGGAAGAAATATTGATGTTTTTAATAACGCTTATTTAAAGTATAATTTAACCATAGCTGCTGAAAGTAATTATAACGCACACAACCAATATTTAGAAACGTTAATTTATAATGGTATTCTTGGATTATTATTGCTATTGGCACTTTTTATATTTGTTTTTTGGGTTTGCTATAAACAAAAGTTCTATTTTGGAGCTATTATAGTTTATTTGCTTGCAACAGTATCAATAACAGAATCTATTTTAGAAAATCAAAAGGGATTATGGTTATTTATTACACTTATATTTGTGTTTAGTATTAAAAGTGAAAATAGTTTTGAAAAATAA
- a CDS encoding acyltransferase encodes MGFKTLLKFLYRVHLFFQRKLSHLKLKTLIKDLGKDTTGHWSVEIKYGENISVGNNTTIGPYSTLGAMSQIKIGNYVRISKGVIIETAGLNLNGAPPYKHIAKPIIIEDGVWIATNAIILGGVTIGKNSIIGAGTVITKNIEPNSIIVGQSLKKLEKKTHNK; translated from the coding sequence ATGGGTTTTAAAACACTATTAAAGTTTTTATATAGAGTTCATCTATTCTTCCAAAGAAAATTAAGTCATCTAAAACTTAAAACTCTAATAAAAGATTTAGGAAAGGATACAACAGGGCATTGGAGTGTTGAAATAAAATATGGAGAAAATATTTCAGTAGGAAACAATACAACAATCGGACCATATTCTACTTTAGGCGCTATGAGCCAAATAAAAATAGGTAATTATGTGCGTATTTCTAAAGGAGTTATAATTGAAACTGCAGGTTTAAACTTAAATGGAGCCCCACCGTATAAGCATATAGCAAAACCAATAATTATAGAAGATGGTGTTTGGATTGCAACAAATGCAATAATTTTAGGAGGTGTAACCATTGGAAAAAATTCTATTATTGGTGCTGGAACTGTTATTACAAAAAACATAGAACCAAATAGTATAATTGTAGGACAATCATTAAAAAAATTAGAAAAAAAAACACACAATAAATAA
- the pseI gene encoding pseudaminic acid synthase, translating into MKNYITDRCFIIAELSANHGGSLDIAKKTVRAAKRAGADAIKLQTYTADTMTLNVESEDFMIKQGTAWDGQYLYDLYKEASLPWEWHKDLFDLAKEEGLVCFSSPFDKTAVDFLEALNTPIYKVASFEITDIPLITYMASKQKPMIISTGIAAMEDIELAVEACKAVGNNDITILKCTSAYPAAPEDANLLTIEDIAQRFGVNSGLSDHTMGIEAPMIAVALGAKMIEKHFILDKSIGGADAHFSLDEQEFKQMVDAVRLTEKLMGQVDYEMTDKKKKSREFSRSLYVVQDVIAGDKITELNVRSVRPGFGLHPKYYEEVLGKPFSINLDRGTPLTLQHIIG; encoded by the coding sequence ATGAAAAACTATATAACGGATCGTTGTTTTATTATAGCAGAATTATCAGCTAATCATGGGGGGAGTTTAGACATAGCAAAAAAAACAGTACGCGCTGCTAAACGGGCAGGTGCCGATGCTATAAAATTGCAAACCTATACCGCCGATACCATGACATTAAATGTTGAATCAGAAGATTTTATGATTAAACAAGGAACCGCTTGGGATGGGCAATATTTATATGATTTGTATAAAGAAGCCTCTTTACCTTGGGAATGGCATAAAGATTTGTTCGATTTAGCAAAAGAAGAGGGGCTTGTTTGTTTTTCATCTCCATTCGATAAAACCGCTGTCGATTTCTTAGAAGCACTAAATACCCCAATTTACAAAGTGGCCTCTTTTGAAATTACAGATATTCCCTTAATAACCTATATGGCTTCAAAACAAAAGCCTATGATTATATCAACAGGAATTGCTGCTATGGAAGACATTGAATTGGCTGTTGAGGCGTGTAAAGCTGTTGGAAATAATGATATTACCATTCTAAAATGCACATCGGCATATCCTGCTGCTCCAGAAGACGCAAATTTATTAACCATTGAAGATATTGCTCAAAGATTTGGTGTAAACTCTGGATTATCAGATCACACCATGGGTATTGAAGCGCCCATGATTGCTGTTGCGTTAGGTGCAAAAATGATAGAAAAGCATTTTATTTTAGATAAAAGCATTGGTGGTGCTGATGCACATTTTTCACTGGATGAACAGGAATTTAAACAAATGGTTGATGCGGTTCGATTGACCGAAAAGCTAATGGGACAAGTAGATTATGAAATGACTGATAAAAAGAAGAAAAGTAGAGAGTTTTCAAGGTCGTTGTATGTAGTACAAGATGTAATAGCTGGAGATAAAATAACAGAATTAAACGTGAGATCGGTAAGACCAGGGTTTGGATTACATCCTAAATATTATGAAGAGGTACTCGGAAAGCCGTTTTCAATAAATTTAGATAGAGGTACACCATTAACTTTACAACACATAATTGGCTAA
- a CDS encoding GNAT family N-acetyltransferase, giving the protein MHLRDINIKDMQLIFDWANDDEVRQNAINKNKIIWEEHKEWISKKILNPNSQIFILQDEEKTIGQIRFDKTKAHFEIDYSIDKRYRGLGYGHKILCLGIQKLNQKVRNVLPIKALVQENNIASKKIFKNAKFIESGQQLYNGMKYIVYMLKPKANTYIILSSKKWNSNILIYLKNAFPWHNWIMIDNKDNFTLEQLDKVNPHTIFIPHWSLIIPSKIYSKYNCIVFHMTDLPYGRGGSPLQNLIERGYKKTKVSALKVIKEIDAGDIFLKKELNLFGTAEEIFIRANTLIETMIFEIVTFDLKPKPQEGNVVYFKRRTPEMSKIDENLQEIEKLYDHIRMLDAEGYPKAYLETNFFKFEFTRAALKTNETIITDVRIIKK; this is encoded by the coding sequence ATGCATCTTAGAGACATAAATATAAAAGACATGCAGTTGATTTTTGATTGGGCAAATGATGATGAAGTCAGACAAAATGCAATTAATAAAAACAAAATTATTTGGGAAGAACATAAAGAATGGATTTCAAAAAAAATTTTAAACCCTAATTCACAAATATTCATTCTACAAGATGAAGAAAAAACCATTGGTCAAATACGTTTTGATAAAACAAAGGCACACTTTGAGATAGATTATTCAATAGATAAAAGATATAGGGGATTGGGATATGGTCATAAAATATTATGTTTAGGAATCCAAAAACTAAATCAAAAAGTTAGAAATGTATTGCCAATTAAAGCTCTAGTGCAAGAAAATAATATTGCTTCTAAAAAAATTTTTAAGAATGCAAAGTTTATTGAATCGGGACAACAATTATATAATGGAATGAAATATATTGTTTATATGCTTAAACCAAAAGCCAATACGTATATTATTCTTTCTTCAAAAAAGTGGAATTCAAATATATTAATCTATCTAAAAAATGCTTTTCCATGGCATAATTGGATTATGATAGACAACAAAGATAATTTTACTTTAGAGCAATTGGATAAAGTAAATCCCCATACTATTTTTATTCCGCACTGGTCACTTATTATTCCAAGTAAAATATATTCAAAATATAACTGTATTGTATTTCATATGACTGATCTTCCTTACGGAAGAGGTGGAAGCCCATTACAAAATTTAATAGAGAGAGGATATAAAAAAACTAAAGTTTCTGCTTTAAAAGTTATAAAAGAGATAGATGCAGGTGATATATTCTTAAAAAAAGAGTTAAATTTATTCGGAACAGCAGAGGAAATATTTATTAGAGCTAACACTTTAATAGAAACTATGATTTTTGAAATAGTAACTTTTGATTTAAAACCTAAGCCGCAAGAAGGAAATGTTGTTTACTTTAAAAGAAGAACTCCAGAGATGAGTAAAATAGACGAGAACTTACAAGAAATAGAAAAATTATACGACCATATACGGATGTTAGATGCCGAGGGTTATCCAAAAGCATATTTGGAAACGAATTTTTTTAAATTTGAATTTACAAGAGCTGCATTAAAAACAAATGAAACTATAATTACAGATGTTAGAATCATTAAAAAATAA